In the Armatimonadota bacterium genome, GAAGCACAGCGTCTCGGGCGTGAACAGGGTGGCCCACTCGGCCAGGTGGGGCCACTGCCGCCGGACCACGACGCGGCCGAAGAAGACCGACGCCGGGACGTTGTCGATGCGGATCTCGATGCCCCCCTGCTTGAGCTGCTCCTTGATGATCTGCTGCCCCTGCTCGCGGGGCGCGTTCCCGGCCGTGGTCATGAAGGTCATCTCGAACCGCCGGCCCGCCCGGTCGCGCAGGATCCCGTCCGGCCCCATGGTGAACCCGGCCTCGGTGAGCAGCGCGCGGGCCCGCGCCGGGTCGTAGGCGTACTTCTTGATAGAAGGGTGGGCGCCCGGGTGGCGCGGCGGCAGCCAGCTGTGGGCCACGGGCTGGCGGCCGTGGAACAGTGCCCGCACGATCGCCTCCCGGTCGATGGCGTGGGCGATGGCCTGCCGCACCCGCTTGTCCTTCAGCCACTCGTTGTCCAGGTTGAACTCGATCCGCTCCCACACCAGCGCTTCGGTGTAGTGGGTGGCGACGTTGGGGTTGCGCCGCTCGATGTCCACCATCTGCTCGATGCCGAAGTTGTTGATCTCGGTGGCATCCACCGTCCCCGCGATCTGGTTCGCGGTGAGCACCACGGAGTCCAGGATGAACCGGAAGGTCAGGGTCTTGATCTTCGGCCGCTCCCCTGCCCATCCGTCGTAGGCCTCCAGGGTGATGTGGCTACCCGCCACCCACTCCTTCAACCTGTAGGGCCCGTTGCCCACGGGGGCCCGGAAGAACGGATCGGCCTTGAGCCTGGAGGGGTCGCGCAGGTAGGGGCCCTCCAGCCGGTGGCGGGGCAGCATGTACTCCTCCCCGTAGGGCGTGCCGTTGGCGAAGGGCCACAGCTCGTTCCACTGGACCACCAGCGTGTACGGGTTGTTGGGATCGGGTACCAGGATGTTGTCGATCTTCCGCAAGATATCCCGCCGCAGGGTCGGCGTCTGCGGGTTCCGGAGCATGCCGTAGCTGAAACGGGCATCCAGCGCCGTCACCGGCTTGCCGTCGTGCCAGGTGAACCCCTTGCGGAGCTTCCAGGTCACCCGCATCTTCTTGTTGGGCAGCAGCACCCAGTCGCCGTCCTTGAGGGTGGGCAGTTTCTCCACCAGGACCGGGACCCGCACCCACTTCTCGTTGAACGGCGCGAAGTACGCGAAGAGCGAGTTGTGGATCACCCCCGCCGCGGCCATGGTCGAAAAGGGCCCCAGGAGGTCGGGCTCCTGGGCCATGCCGATCACCACGGTGTCGCGGCGCCCCTGGGCTGCGCCGACTCCCGGCCACAGCCCCAGCGCCAGCGCCACGACCACCAGGACCAGCACGCCGCCTCGTACCGTCGCGCGCATCGGTGTCCGTCCCATGCTCGGTCTCCCTCCCACGCAGGGTATCGTCTGTCCTTCGTATCGTCTGTCACCATATCGTTGTCCGCCGTATTGTCTGTCCGCCGTCACGTCTGCCCGTCGTGGCCCCCGCCACCACCGGCCGCCGGGGGCCGCGGCGCTCCCGGCGATCGCCCAGGTCGGCCGTTCACGTCCTGAGGCGCGGGTCGAGCGCGTCGCGCAGCCCGTCACCCAGGAAGTTGAACGAGAGCACGGTGATGAAGATGAACACGCCCGGGAAGACCGCCAGCCACGAGGCCTTCAGCAAGTACTCCTGGGACCGCTGGAGCATGTTCCCCCACGAGGGGGTGGGCGGCTGGATCCCCAGCCCCAGGTACGACAGCCCCGACTCGGCGAGGATGGCGTTCCCCACAGTGAGGGTGGCCGCGACGATGACCGGCGCCAGGGCGTTGGGGATCAGGTGCCGGAGGATGATGCGCGCCTCCGAGGCGCCCATGGCCCGCCCGGCCTCGACGAAGTCCTGCCCCTTGAGGGACAGGATCTGGCCCCGCACCAGCCGCGCCACGGTGGTCCACCCGAAGGCCGTGAAGATCAACACGATGCGGCCCACGCCCCCGCCGGGCAGCAGCGCGGCCAGGATCAGGTAGAGCGGCAGCAGCGGCACCGCGATGAGGACGTCGACCAGCCGCATCAGCACACTGTCGAGCCAGCCGCCGTAGAACCCGGCCAGCGCGCCCACCACGGCCCCCACGACCGAGATGGCCACCGCCGTCACGTAGCCCACCACCAGCGAGACGCGCCCGGCGAACATGATGCGCGTGAGCACGTCGCGGCCGAGCTCGTCGGTGCCGAACGGGTTGCCCAGACGCGGCGGCATCCAGCGCTCGGAGAGGTTGATGCGGTCGAAGGGATGCGGCGCGAGCCAGGGGGCCAGGAGGGCCATGAGCGTCAGGGCCAGGGCCACGGTGCCGCCGATCAACGCCAGCCGGTGGCGCAGGAACCGTCGCCAGACGACCTGCCAGTAGGACTGGCCCACCGCTACGCCGGCGGCCTCCCGGCGCCGGCGCTCGAGCTCGAGGGCGAGTTCCTGCGGGGTCCCCGTCCGGGCCATCGCACGCCTCCTGGGCCGCTCAGTCGTAGCGGATCCGGGGGTCCGCCATCGCGTACGCCACGTCGGCCAGCAGGTTGAACACCACCGTCATCAGCGCCGCGAACAGCAGCACGGCCATCGCCACGTTGTAGTCGTGTCCCAGCACGGCCTGGAACAGCAGCAGGCCCATGCCTGGCCACGAGAAGACGGTCTCGGTCAGCACGGCGCCGTTGAGGGTGCCGGGGATCGAGAGCGCCACCAGGGTGATGATGGGGATCAGGGCGTTGCGCAGGGCGTGGCGCCGGATGACGAGCCGCTCGGGGCTGCCCTTGGCGCGGGCCGTGCGGATGTAGTCCTGCCGCACCACCTCGAGCATGCTGCTGCGCATGTACCGGGCCCAGACGGCCGTGTTGAACGTGGCCAGCACCACCACCGGCAGGACCAGGTGCCACAGCCGGTCGACGAACGCCGGCCAGCCCGGGGGCACGCCCGGGGTGAGCATGCCCCCGGCCGGCAGGATCGGCCACCAGACCGCGAAGATCAGGATGAAGACGATCCCCTGCCAGAAGACCGGCACGGAGTGACCGGCGAAGGCCAGGACGGTCACCACGTAGTCGGCCACCGAGTACTGGTGGAGCGCCGAG is a window encoding:
- a CDS encoding ABC transporter permease: MQRFLLRRLVHGLIILVGLSILVFTLLVATPGDPVELIAASNPEIRPEDVKALRQYYGLDDPVYVRYVKWLRSTLRGDLGYSRTYGTPVVAILGERLRNTLWLVGAALVVAFVVGILAGIYSALHQYSVADYVVTVLAFAGHSVPVFWQGIVFILIFAVWWPILPAGGMLTPGVPPGWPAFVDRLWHLVLPVVVLATFNTAVWARYMRSSMLEVVRQDYIRTARAKGSPERLVIRRHALRNALIPIITLVALSIPGTLNGAVLTETVFSWPGMGLLLFQAVLGHDYNVAMAVLLFAALMTVVFNLLADVAYAMADPRIRYD
- a CDS encoding peptide ABC transporter substrate-binding protein — translated: MGRTPMRATVRGGVLVLVVVALALGLWPGVGAAQGRRDTVVIGMAQEPDLLGPFSTMAAAGVIHNSLFAYFAPFNEKWVRVPVLVEKLPTLKDGDWVLLPNKKMRVTWKLRKGFTWHDGKPVTALDARFSYGMLRNPQTPTLRRDILRKIDNILVPDPNNPYTLVVQWNELWPFANGTPYGEEYMLPRHRLEGPYLRDPSRLKADPFFRAPVGNGPYRLKEWVAGSHITLEAYDGWAGERPKIKTLTFRFILDSVVLTANQIAGTVDATEINNFGIEQMVDIERRNPNVATHYTEALVWERIEFNLDNEWLKDKRVRQAIAHAIDREAIVRALFHGRQPVAHSWLPPRHPGAHPSIKKYAYDPARARALLTEAGFTMGPDGILRDRAGRRFEMTFMTTAGNAPREQGQQIIKEQLKQGGIEIRIDNVPASVFFGRVVVRRQWPHLAEWATLFTPETLCFAYFHSSMIPSPANNWEGFNRAGFRHPEVDRLCEQINQELDEAKRNELLRRQQEIYAEELPSLPFYFRLQLTTAIKALKNVKPVGLGGFYINWNAHEWNY
- a CDS encoding ABC transporter permease; translation: MARTGTPQELALELERRRREAAGVAVGQSYWQVVWRRFLRHRLALIGGTVALALTLMALLAPWLAPHPFDRINLSERWMPPRLGNPFGTDELGRDVLTRIMFAGRVSLVVGYVTAVAISVVGAVVGALAGFYGGWLDSVLMRLVDVLIAVPLLPLYLILAALLPGGGVGRIVLIFTAFGWTTVARLVRGQILSLKGQDFVEAGRAMGASEARIILRHLIPNALAPVIVAATLTVGNAILAESGLSYLGLGIQPPTPSWGNMLQRSQEYLLKASWLAVFPGVFIFITVLSFNFLGDGLRDALDPRLRT